The genomic segment GTGGTGGACCGTGTTCGTCAGGATGTCGGGGTTCTCTTTCGTCGTATGGAGGAGGTGGTGGAGGAGGGGGCCTATGGTGGGGTGGACCATAATCATCAGAATATCGGGATCGTCTTTCGTCATCGTGTGGAGGCGGCGGCGGAGGTGGATGTCCATCGTGTCCTGGAGGCGGTGGTCTACGGTCTGGTGGACCGTATCCAGATTGTCTTTCATCGTGTGGAGGCGGCGGGGGAGGTCCGTGGTGCGGTGGCGGTGGAGGAGGTCTATGGTCAGGGGGCCCGAAATCATAAGGATGTCGGGGATGCCTTCCGTCGTTCGGAGGCGGCGGGGAGGGATGCCTTCCGTCGTGCGGAGGCGGCGGGGGAGGGGGAGGCCTGTGGTGCGGTGGCGGTGGAGGAGGTCTATGGTCAGGGGGCCCGAAATCATCAGGATGTCGGGGATGCCTTCCGTCGTGCGGAGGCGGCGGGGGCGGTGGAGGCCCGTGGTGCGGTGGAGGCGGAGGGGGTCTCCTGTAGCTATAGTAATATTCGTCCCAATGTCGTGGCGGGGGCGGCGGAGGGGGCTTGTAGTCATCATTATTTTGCGGTGTATAATAGATGAACGACACATTTGGCTGATCTTGCTTAAAATATTGTGTTTGTTGATTCTGATTTTCTGGATGATTCATCTTGCCATTAGAAAATCCAGCGGCTTCAGTTGCGGGGCCCCAAACCTGCGTTTTTGCTCTGACCGCGGCGTGCTTttctaaagaaaaaatatatccGTTATCGTTCAACGAATTCATACACGAACTGTTTCTTACAATTTGAACCAataaaaaataggtaggtacattaggtTACGCAAACATAATGTTTAGTCAAATAAAAGGAACCATACAAAAGTACAGCCGATCATAGAAGTAAACACTTTTTGctctcagttttttttatattttacagtaATCGGTACCTAGCGGCAATTACTGACATTGTACATTTAAGGAAAATATTATTCAATATGATATTGCTAATTACTTGGGTACATAGACATAGGTACTTCGTATTcttacattacattaaaataggtgaacaaaagttttaaaaagtattgaaacgaaatattttcatttttttaaataataaatagttacaAGTGAAAATGCTACAATACCCAGAGACGAAAATGGGAACTAGCACTTAACGTTTGCGATAAAGAACAAAAcaagtacttacttacttttgtaGATATTATTAGTTTCACATCAAATGCTATTTTCACGTTTTCTCGACTAACATTATTTCCAATTGACacttatttaagtaagtatttacTTTTCTCCGTTCAAACAGCATGACTTTAATTAGATACTGCTTCGTAGGAGtttaattaaaacaaagaaACCGAACAAAACACAATCTAGCAACACTACAAACGCCACTTCTGCGAAAGGTGAAGTGAATAATATACAATTTATAGGTACATTGTTATACAAAAGATACCTTGGAATTGTCCATATTGCGATGCGCTGAATGCAACACCAACCAACACTGCAAGCACCAATGCTGTATGCGACCACATTGCAATACAATTCTATTGTTGACTAAATTatgaatttaatttgtttagaTTATGTTCTCCGTTGCGAATCATTCGAGTGCCGACGTAATAGTACATGTATACTTTATAGACcagacaaataattaaatagacataaaCCGGTTTTGCTTTTAGAAGCCGGACCCAAAAATTGCTAAGAGCGAGCTGAGGTCAGTGTTTCTTTTGCGCGGTCTTCATATTGGCAGATTCACATCAATTGTGCGATCgttataggtatattattttcatcacactcgtaCACTAAATGAGCTGTTGCACGTAGGCAGCGGGAGTTagaaatcgttctcccaagtcccaagggagttatgaaatttctagtagcatattttatttttttacatctttTTTACATTAAGAGTGTGTTGAAAAACATTATATGTGTAACTCGAGGCGTAAGAATATTCCAAACGGCAAGCCGTTGCGATTAAACTTGCTCTTGTTTACAATATTCAACTTCCGCCCCACGTTGCGGTTAGAGGACTGATAAAAAGACGATGCAATGTCCAATAGTATAATTACTTTTAAATGGTTATTGACTGAGCGactattaaatgataaatattaaatattaacattaatttggatttaaattgaattaatataATAACCTTTTCCGTTCGTATGAATGTGGTTAAAAAGCCTGTCGgtctagccgaatggcaatcgtcgacgccagacgcctacagaaatgcagtctggctctgtcgcgccaacacgcatgagcgatagagatagatagctacgaaacagatattatcgtgagcgtttctgcatGTGGCTACGTACCGGTTTCACTAAGTAGGCGAATATTGTTAAACTACCTATTGCAAAACTCGACGAAATTTTGCTAACCAATTTTGGAACGTGTTAATATAAACACTaactcagcagttctcaaaaagtttgtacaaaaattaaggaaaaagttaaatttgtttttttttattcctattttgttacaaagatttttttaattaattgagattttagtaagttttatttcgtcattaaggttctctaagtatctatattttcttaattataacaactatcctgtatatatcttacgaaagtcgacttatattgttggtaacaaaatagggtcagttaaaatttgctgacgtggctatgtacaaactttttgagaactgctgtacTAATAAtacctatacagagtggggcctgtaacaaaggcgatgaattgaactgtaggctattctccttatttatactgatcaacatttgttgaagtgacttttaaaaattatgaagtctttaaatttttaatttttcatacaaaataaatattagcttcaatgtacgccattattgttgtcattgacgttgtctgtcacactttagacttaacagaattcgcaatacattacctcttagaaaaaactttcaagggtgataaaaatcaaaatacaagttatttttaaaagtcgccgaacaaatgttgatcagtataaggagaatagcctagagttcaattcttcgcctttgttacaggccccactctgtatagctAGCGGTTAATATGAACATAAACAGTTTGGTCATCACTTCACACTCGTATGATATTGGGCAGTTGACTGATAACCttgtgatatttttatttcccaAACATAGAGATTTTAGCTAAgtgtgtacagtcgactacaaagacatgtatccattttttcaccttattgcattgtaataaggtgaaaaagtgtatacatatctttgtagtcgactgtaccaaACAAAAAGACTTTAAGTGAGGTTAGTAATTAGAATATAACACAATACTGACTATTTACTTAATGTCTATCAATAAGTAATAAGTAATCTTCTTATTTCAAtcttatgtattatgtatgaacGTGAATAAGTAAACAATCGTCTAGTCTGTTATTCAGTTATTTAGAAATTAATGTTGGTTAGTATTGTTAGtaatacaaaatttacaatagtTTGCTAAGTTTTGTGACTACGGAGCCTACGGGGGTTATTTATGAGGACATAGAAGGGATACATTCTCATGCAATTAGACAAGATGGAAAGGGCGGGACAAAAGAGGGTGTACTAAGGTGCTTtggggtaattccgaatgacagaaatgctctggtaattccgaaaggggaatcttgatatgatggaaataatggtgatttttatgcgactttcgtaattatacGACTTTTGGAATTACCTCAATGcaccttacatacatacataattattaataggACTTGATTACTGACtcgatttaatttatttacagttgCATAGTACGTTTGAATTGTTAGATTTTTCTggtataaataattacttgttgaAGGTACTTATATTGTAATATACCTATACAATTGCCTCTTGGTCTGCGGAGCTGCGGAATAGGAGATCATATCTGAAATTGTGTCTGCCTGTATGTTACATCTTCACCTTTATCCTGCTTAACGTATTTTGTTGAAATTTGGCATATATGTAGATTGatactaaaaaaaacataatgtaGATTGTATGCAATAAGTCAtgcctaaaagggtgaaaaggaaATTAGATTGAGAAAATAAGTGATATTAAAGTACATGAACTGTCTGTTAATTGGTGTAAGCCCATTATGCCTATTCTCAAGTTCAATTATTGCTATTAGACTTTATACAGGCGCTAAGGTACTCTAAACTGCTGGCACTAATTCCATGCAGACCAACTTGCTGGCAGAAGctatagtttattataaaactgTGCGTGTACTTCACTATCTATTAGTAATAAATACGTAGTGATAATCTGAAAGCATTTGTACCGATGTTAGTGAGCATTAGAGAATGCGACTAGGCCATTATAATGTCGGGGCGGGTGACAGCGGGCTTAGAGGGTCTCGGTCCGCGGGACAGGTGGCGGCCGCAACACAGAGCCATTACCGGAGTGCGCCGGCCAAGGTCTGAGCAAATTTCAGTAGGATATGATTTGCTCAGTATCTTGAAAGTACAGTTCAAATTTGTAACCTTTAACACAAACATATTTGGAGTAGTCAAGCCCTTTTGACTGCCCAACCTTCATATTTACGTCCCTTCAGCGTTGGCGAAATTTAGCGTGATACCGTTCTGAACCGAGCAAAAGATTCTTGCTCTTGTATTGGATTCGGATTCGGGTCATCGAGTCACCCTTGACGTAAAAAGTGCAAAGGTTAACGCCTATGTTTGAATTATAATTACTTTATCCCATATGTACGTTAGCGCAAAAGCAAATTAACTGTGCGCAAAGTGTGGGGATTTGTGCGAGATTCAAGAGGCCTAAAAGCAAATATATTTCACTCCAAAAATACCTTTGCTGTAAAGCCATGTAGGAATAATTACTCAAGAAATCGTTTTACTATAAGAACCTGCTCTAGCCATAATCACTAGCTTAAATTTATAACTTTGTGCATACTTTTACACATAAGTGCTATTAGTGGAAACTTCATTGGCTTATGATCCATCTAAATGTACGatttacatatgtattatataatgctgtttgttttccttaataatgaaaaatagtattttatacaatcgcgatataatacaaagcttttcagtcgagtaccatgtttaggccacgaagctttgctgagtggcctaaaagtacggtacgagagtgaaaagcttaattatatcactattgtatacaatactttttctacgagtcatcatcttcatcatcaatggacggaaatatcatcattcatgcaagtttaaataaatgttaatagcgtcgttcaccgttgtatcaacggtatcaacatcgaattacctagcaaccaattgtttgtaataaccgtctctgattggccgataacgcgacaaataaaaaaaaatgtatttcagatgcagaaaaatttgccaggtatcgcaaattagtatagaaattgtatgatgttctatttttgaaattattacagttaacttaaagtcaactataatgagattacatattaatatatgtaatatatcttatagttgagtcggaactgccatagagtatccaacactgaaaagttagcacttatagtttagtttgtggtgtcgtaattgacagattacagtcgacgagtagaaaaaaaatattacaggtTTTATTCACAACATAAAGGCTACCATTGCTACCAAGTAGGTATGACCTACTGTAATTCTCTCCAGCCGAGCCGCCGCGGCCGCGGTGCCCGGAAGGTGTTCTCAATTTGTCGTCCGGAATGAGATTGTCGCCGCGTTCAGTATTAACTGGCTTTTACATTTCACTTTACTCCGCAGCGATTTGAATTTACTAAATAAACAAAGTAATCTAATAAATAAGGATAACTGTTGCTAAAAAGAAACGCCACGGTGTGTCGGTTTCTAATAGGattatctatgtataaaattctgtaaaaaataataactgaATTTTCGTTAGGTATGTTATTAtgacttaagacgatacaggaggggtcaattctccatacaaacgctctcgactatttgctccctggtttttgaagatagagcactgatttttttgatattcttatgtGCATGCACAGTCCTTTCATACGTACGTTAAAATAATTTCTAAATAAAGTTTATATCTATACGATAAAATTACAGCGGCTCCACAATCCGTGCATATTacggtacctaaataaatatgaatgattGAAATATCTTCCTACTAATTGGTCGGTAAATTATTAATAGTTTTCCAAGTTGTCTATTCATCTAACAGTTTGCATTTCATAGACGTTTAGTTTAGAGCCTGTGCGATCAGAATAGCTAGCTTTCGGTTCTCCGTTAATTTGCAGCATTCCGAAACCAGGCGGAAAACTATCAAAGTTCCGGCTAAATGAACAAGAAGTTTCTGTTCTGACAGCATCTACTATGCTGCAGCAGAAGCGATCAAGTCTTCATTTACTAGTTTCCGTTAGTTGGTCTTCATACTAGTCAAATACAAGATATTGCTGTTTATAAGTTGTGATCTTTCACCTACAGCTGCAACTATTCCAGCACAGTTAAACCTACTTGCATTATATTGGTTTATGTGTAAATTAGATCCAAAAGTGTATGCTTTTATGTTCCGTAGCATATCGTAGCTATCACTCTTTCGTATTGGTGAGACACAGATGGTATTTTTGGCTCTTGGCCGCAAGAGCAAAATCTTGATTTAAGTGATATATTTTAACCAacgatttaaatttttaatttcatgccTTGGTTCGTAAATAGTTAAGTAGGTACTATATTATTTATCAAACTTATCCAAAGAGATTATTCTCGAAAGGCATGActtctaatgttatttatttgtttacgaATGAGCATCCGCGGAAAACCTATTTCGTTGGTATGAAAACTCCAAGGTATTCTCCAGGAGCTCTCCAAGTAGCCATAGATTATCCCGGTCGTTTGTTAAGCTCTCGAACTATGTTGCACTCAGGGGAGTTCAATAGCATACTTCAATATTAACCCTTTGGCCGGCACGGACCTCAACAGGATACTGCATCATTACACTCTTATTTCAACTTTCGTGCGTTTTGACAAGGTTCATTCATAGCGACACACGTCAGGATTTTTTTCGTCTAAAGGTATATGTAGATATCTGCtaattatttcataataatcataaaaatcgagaaaaacaaACATTTTAACCAAATCTTATTCAACAATTGTACTTTAAAATTTTTTAAGACGGAAATAAATTGTATGATTAAGTAATAAAAGCCAAATTCAAAGAATATCATGTACTTATCATAACTCAGAATTATAATGGAAATAAATACTTGTTACAAGTTTGTTGTGTGAAttgcctgttgtctgcctctatttataatcatttattttgtcCTCACTATATATTTTGCTGACGTGTGCCAATAAATAGTATTTCAACACATAAAAGGTATGACATATTTCACGTAGTGTGCATTTATCGGTTAGGGTAACACGATCGTTCGATACGCGGACAGTAGTTGGACGTGGACATCGCATTGTGTAGCCGTCAGAGTGCAGCACAAATGGCTCAATTAAACGATGCCATGCGATACCGGCACCgaggcacagtataaggacgacccAGTAGTTAATCTACGGCAGCGGCGACACGATCGGTATTTGGCTCTCTCGCACACGACAACGTGGCGCGGTCCGTACTGTACTGACGCGACTGGCATCCTCCGGTTACGCATGTACTCGCTGCACTtcgctgcgtgcgagcgctactcaaggTCAAACCGCGCAGCGCAAAATTTGTTAGCTAGAAgaattactggttttatactgtgaccGAAGTAACAACAAATGGAGGAGTCATCTGTCCCGCGCCGATACATGTCACGTTCTAAATTGGTTGCCTACCATCTATCCAATGCGATGTAGGTAGTTAAAAATATCCGTCAATTTGTCTGTATCCACTTGGAACGAACTGTGAATACCGAAGACAAATTGCATATGCACTGTAAATCGATGTTTGATATAAAACTAGTAGTTGGGCTTGAACTGGCAtgaagcaaaactttaacaatacGAGTAGGTAATTACTATTCCACATTTACAAACGTTACCTGTTCATTTTTAAAGTGTACTTAATTGTgaacaatttatttaatttactgaTTTATTTTGTTCTGAACTCATTTTCTATTGCTGGTTAAAAAGGCGTCACGAGTGTGACCACTGTCGCGAGTGTCGGACGTCACCATTTCAGTACTGAATGGTTAACGTACCAACTTTATGTCTTGGTATGATCAAAATACTTAGTCTTTTAAGAAATATATAAGATCAACTAAGGAATAAATCAAAgagaaatgaaaaaaatcaagtgTCTTTTCccgtatattaaaatatgatatctatttcatattataaagtatattttatcaattaattattaGGTACTACATTGGTAATAATAATTACCAATTAGTAAAGTCTTCTTATTAAActtaatgaataaaaatatgtaagtagttaagtacttacttaagtcttcagttaccgcgatagttactcataaaataaaactatggaaacggattaaatcgcgtataatgattttacaattcatcccatcctcagtcacccgttgaccacgaatgctgtaaagtgttcgaaacgtcataaaaaaaatgaatgaattgtaaattcattattcgcgatttaatccgtttccatagttttatttcatgtaagtacttacttaaaCTAGTATGAGCAACTAGTTGACAACACAGAGCACCAATCATGAGCTTTCTGTCAATTCAAATCATGTATCATAAAATATGAATGCCGCCCCTATGTTATAAGCGAGATCAATAAGCTTTCCGATTTGTATTGCTCATAAGATTGCCTACCTGCCTGTGTTGTCGGTACGCGgttttcatttattaattaaaaggcAATAAGCTTCCTCCATTCTCGGCATAAAAGCTTCTCGAGAAAGTTCTCGAAGCAACACTATAGCCGTTCCTTAATTGGCTAGAGTTGTAAAGTTGAATATTTACAACTATTAAGCAAATGTAGTTGAACTGCAGTTCTCCGCTACGTACGATATAACGTTACaattagtttaagtaaataaagtTCATGCAGTTATGTTCCGTTATACAGTTTTCCAATTCTTATTTACATAACATAACACAACTTCTGTATGCTTTGTACCAGTCTAGCGATTGAAACAACACACCAAAAGTATTTGACATCTTGAATAACTTTTCCAAATACAAATATAGATAAATCTGTACAGTCCGTTCTGGTTAGGAATGTCAAATTGTAATATGCACACATATATCTTTATGACTAGGTGGTTACAGAATGGTAGTTACTTCTCACTTGTAAGTAACGTGCAAGTTTGATGTTGGTTTACAACAAGGGTGATTGAATATTAATTCTCAAACATAAACACACCTGCGGCTAAAGTGGTATCATCAAAATCAAAGGCATGAAGATCCATCCCTCAACAATCTTACTTTGAAATGACACGCTGTTGGTATGAGGGTTCTTCATTTTGTGGACTTTTCAATGTTAAATCTTAAAGAGTAAAATTAGTTCCAAGTTGGAAAATTTATGTCTGACATTGCCATAAGTTTACGTGTATTTGTACAATAAGCGCCTCTGTGTTACGGCGTTGCCAATAAAAGATCCCATACTAAGTAAAATACCAAGGTTAATAGCTATATACATGCACAGGCATAGGTACGTTTtatgttaaataatttaattttgacgCGCCTTGTACCGTGAAATGTCTCAGCATGATTAAATCAATATTGTTTCGCGAGGATGAAATTACGGGAAAACTCTAACGTAGGGTAACAGGTAACACGGCAATGTTGGTATTCACAGGAGAAATATTGTAACAAGATAGCTAAACGCTACGGATCCTCACAATCACACATAGAATTTTCAGTAGGGGCAATAAAAAAACATTCTACCCTTCGAAGGGCTCCGGAATGGCGGGTTATATGCGAAAAACAATAATGTGTTCGATGTCTCAGTCTATCAGAGCGGAGTCAATGGCGAGCTCTGCAAAAGTGTCACGTAATATGTAAATCGTTCAGGTCACGATGTGTCCCGACTGTCAAAGGCATCCGCCGGCTCGTGCGGATCTCCGGCCGATTTTCTCAATGATCACTTCACTTTCAAACGGGACGAGGGTAACAGTTGTCTAGCAGATTGACTTTTGTTTTCTTTTGGGCTGTTTTTGATCGAATACTTTCAGGTTCTTTTGATTGGTTAAGTGCATTAATCATATTATTgcgataaattataaatatacacAAAGCTCAAGAGTTACTGTGAGCGATTATTAAGAGACAATTAATAGAAAGAAATATTGCATTTCCAGCCAGATAATGATGATGCTCGAAAATGCACAGGATTTAAAGATAAATAAGAGAAAGGAGCTTAAAATGTCTACCATCGAGACGCGCCGCAGCATTTTTACCTGAAGTGTCGCTTAATGGTGCAACAATTTTGTGCGAGTCTCGCCTTTGTTTAAATATGCATCATGTCACCGACGTTGACGTCCTCAAATATTACACCGCCCGTTAGCATAATAAAATGAACATCGCTGCAGGCGTGCATTTAAGCCGCCCTAACGAGATGCTATGCGCACCGGAATGAAACGTATCCTTCCCATTTGTTGTCTGTTTCagtttaaatacctataaatcTACATTCCCTACCTTTGTTGTGCTGAAATTCAGGCTGACTAGTGCGTACAACGGATGTGCGTACAagcttttaatattttactacTTTTCCATATACGAGtaaactgtgtttttttttttccgttaaattcattaccatgcaaaaatcaccaggcaggcaagcatggtcgcacgataaatgataaaacaggcCGTCCCTCGCACTTACAACTAGTGCGATAGGTGCAGGTGCTGGTATAAAATTATcactttttattaaattagaaaaaaatatatattttcatcgtttacataacattaaagttattttaactataaactgaaataggacagcatcggacacttggaggccttggtcatttttgttttgtatttgacatttatttcagtttatagttaaaataatagtagtatgtctactaaaaaacacaaattaaaatatttcttatgaaataatttaatttggtcttagagatTAAAGTTATTGCCAAGAGACTAGATTCTCGAGGAAgatattattgtaatttataagATCGTAAATGTAATATTCGGTACGTATTTTAAGGAATATTATTACTTTTCTCGTTTAGATCTTTGATATGTGTGAGTTCATGTGGCCTACCGCTTATAAATCAGCTAATAGTTTGTTAGTAAATATCCCGACTTTTGTATGGGGACGACGTGGGGCCAGTATTTTCTCATAGCGGACAAGATTGAGCTGCGATGATGCTATTCCAATTGCTTCCGAAGCACTAGCGTTATGTGAAACATTAGGTATAATTAGctgacaaaaaaataataagtacaGATAATTTAAAGATTCTTGCTATCTACTTGATTATCTAAGCATTTaatcaaaaatcaatatacattTTGTTAGAACTCTACTGAAAGAACATTTGTAATATCTCTGAATACACATATGCTACGAGATAattattgttaaataaatattgtactaTTATAAATACTCTAATTAAAGcccttttatttacatgaataaatttacttaaaaaatgaaaatgaaatattcatttttcaagtaggcatattaaaatgcgcatatgaacgtcaaataaagctactccggctctaaccctacgcctcagcctcgagaagaagccagtcccccctcagttgggaggggggtatccactatgggaccggcaagaaactcggcgaaaaaactaaaaataaacattaaaagttAAAGGTTATCTTAAATCTAaaataggtccttgaggcaTGGTACCGAGGATGCTATTAGCGACTCTTAGTTTTTAACAAATCAGACAGATTTTATATGAGTatgagaaatatattactttgtcaagagggcgctgttactcTGATGTGCGGTGTctcagtatagtatgaaaaaaattgttctaatgaaattccgcaacatggcgcgtacaTATATatttcagcacgggaagcatggtcgcgcgatagacgataaaataacatcgcactatttgtaagtgcgatagggacggcctttTTTATCGCATCGAGCTTCCCGCTACTTCACGCCACTAGTTTTGCAGAGGCTACGACATGCTCCACGATGGGAATACAGGGTGGTACGAGTAAGGCGATCATAACTCACGGTTACGCGGCGGGCGTAATCTCCGCGTGGACGCCTGCAATAATCCCGCTCGTCCATTCAGCGTCCGAGCGCGCAATTTTTACACATTTACCTTGCCTATGCTTAATACATCTTACTTAATGTTTTGCGAGTACTGCCTTTTGATAGTCATTACGTCTCATATTATGTTAGTCTAtctttgtaataataataatcaataaCTTGTCAGGGTGAGTTATCTTTTGCGTTCGGTTCTTATTATGCCATAGACCAGGCCGTATGTGTGTGTGCTGTACCACCGACATTTAAAAAAGAATGTAATAGAAAAGTTTTTAAATGACATACAATTTAATTCTAAAATGTAATATAAAATGGGCTATGGTCTAAAATCCAAGTTTTTGATACATACTtattaacatttatttgtattttataggATACAATTTGCAGACCATTAATATATATGTaccttacctacctaccttattatttttcttctgaACCGTCGTGTTTTATTGTTCCTGATTACGTCTCagattacaccctgtatttccGTCAATAAAATAAGAACATCAAGGAGAAGAAAAATCTTGCATTTCGTTATTTAAATGGGAATAAACACGAGAGGTCTTTTGTTAACGCtttttgttgtttatttgaTTAGAATAGAACAAAGGTGTCATTCAAGTATCTGAAGGGGAGGCACGAGTATGAAGCATTATATCTAggtgaaattgaaataaatattttaact from the Leguminivora glycinivorella isolate SPB_JAAS2020 chromosome 8, LegGlyc_1.1, whole genome shotgun sequence genome contains:
- the LOC125229083 gene encoding uncharacterized protein LOC125229083 → MTTSPLRRPRHDIGTNITIATGDPLRLHRTTGLHRPRRLRTTEGIPDILMISGPLTIDLLHRHRTTGLPLPRRLRTTEGIPDILMISGPLTIDLLHRHRTTDLPRRLHTMKDNLDTVHQTVDHRLQDTMDIHLRRRLHTMTKDDPDILMIMVHPTIGPLLHHLLHTTKENPDILTNTVHHTIDHRLHDTMDIHPHRRLHMMMKDNIDILMTSVPHTIGVPLHRRPHTMKDNPDILMTSVHLTIDLRLHRTMALQVLKTIDNLMTIVGLHRMAKNHLVITGILVDLDHTTMGSNQAMKIQ